In a genomic window of Telopea speciosissima isolate NSW1024214 ecotype Mountain lineage chromosome 5, Tspe_v1, whole genome shotgun sequence:
- the LOC122662810 gene encoding uncharacterized protein LOC122662810 translates to MEINQKSHKPTLFLSLFLILLSSSSVFLAHALSPAGTIDRTVKQQILTSLPPEPAVPSGSSQLFLISPLGKYAAFLLRRPTMLGAGGFGNDFCYIQVQEAGQSVWESDCAPVSSGNTCSLVFDDMGLEIFDGSSSMWNTDADADNFLETLELVDTGDMRLRDKYGNLAWKASDTPQANQNCGSMGSPGLAPETPPFAKPVENNAPFGQSVPVQQQQQQQQLPVPVGLGPVGVGVGVGGVGAPLSQPSQGQMGVQELPQPQYGLSQPPVSGAFNQPFSYLNQPAQPFGGGSSYQRQPLVDNNPFDSGSSGNLPFKFGVALVSLATLMVYCGFLL, encoded by the coding sequence ATGGAGATTAACCAGAAGTCCCATAAGCCCACCCTcttcctatctctctttctAATCCTCCTTTCTTCATCCTCTGTCTTTCTTGCTCATGCATTGTCTCCTGCTGGAACAATCGACAGAACTGTAAAGCAACAAATCCTCACAAGCCTCCCTCCAGAACCAGCAGTACCTTCTGGTTCATCTCAACTATTCTTGATCTCTCCTTTGGGGAAATACGCCGCCTTCCTTCTTCGCCGACCAACTATGCTCGGTGCCGGAGGCTTTGGCAATGATTTCTGTTACATTCAAGTCCAGGAAGCAGGGCAGAGTGTATGGGAATCGGATTGTGCTCCAGTGAGCAGTGGAAACACATGTAGCTTAGTGTTCGACGATATGGGTCTTGAGATTTTTGATGGTAGCAGTTCAATGTGGAACACAGATGCAGATGCTGACAACTTTCTTGAGACATTGGAGTTGGTAGACACTGGTGATATGAGGTTGAGGGACAAATATGGGAACTTGGCATGGAAGGCTAGTGATACCCCACAGGCTAACCAGAATTGTGGGTCAATGGGGTCTCCTGGTTTGGCTCCTGAGACTCCTCCATTTGCTAAGCCTGTTGAGAATAATGCTCCATTTGGGCAGTCTGTGCCAGtccaacagcagcagcagcagcagcagctccCAGTCCCAGTTGGTTTGGGCCCTGTGGGTGTTGGTGTGGGTGTGGGAGGAGTAGGAGCTCCTCTGTCACAGCCATCACAAGGACAAATGGGTGTTCAAGAACTGCCTCAACCTCAATATGGCCTAAGCCAGCCACCAGTTTCAGGAGCATTTAACCAGCCATTCTCATATTTGAACCAACCTGCACAGCCTTTTGGTGGAGGGTCTAGTTACCAAAGACAACCCCTTGTGGACAACAATCCTTTTGACAGTGGGTCATCAGGGAATTTGCCATTCAAGTTTGGTGTTGCTTTGGTTTCTCTTGCTACTCTGATGGTTTATTGTGGTTTTCTTCTGTGA